One stretch of Miscanthus floridulus cultivar M001 chromosome 18, ASM1932011v1, whole genome shotgun sequence DNA includes these proteins:
- the LOC136519684 gene encoding 1-aminocyclopropane-1-carboxylate synthase 6-like isoform X1 has protein sequence MRDDGPATSRATTTRRKPPPTSPSRDRRPRADGGMRIVVPLQGVVQGRGGLVLGSLIPCALFYFFQLYIKRNRPAPAPASSAPPIHRCHSRGLLTPSLSARGTVVRAGDEDSLYYAGLRRCADDPYHPASNPGGVINLGLAENHLSLDLVGRWMEEHAGAAMLDGLAGAGEEVRDLTIRGLATYQPHDGILALKMFLFQALAGFMRQIMHGSVSFDPSQMVITSGATPAVEILSFCIADPGNVFLVPSPYYPGWDRDIKWRTGVELIPVPCRSTDNFNISITALEIAYKQAKKRGVRVRGVLISNPSNPTGGIVPRETLHDLLVFAAEKNIHLISDEIFAGSTYGSDKFVSVADVVDELEDFDKGRVHIIYGLSKDLSLAGFRVGVIYSYNEHIVSAAAKIARFSSVSSPTQRLLVSMLSDEKFISEYIKVNRERLRKMYLVFADALKQVGIECLKSSGGFYCWADMSRYIRSYSEKGERKLWDRLLEEAKVNATPGSSCHCIEPGWFRCCFTALSEEDIPVLVERLRRVTESHRSNR, from the exons ATGAGAGACGACGGCCCCGCGACATCACgcgcgacgacgacgaggaggaagcCGCCGCCGACGTCGCCGTCACGCGACCGGCGGCCGCGCGCCGACGGTGGGATGCGCATCGTCGTGCCGCTGCAGGGGGTGGTGCAGGGCCGGGGCGGCCTGGTGCTTGGCTCCCTCATCCCCTGCGCGCTCTTCTACTTCTTCCAGCTCTACATCAAACGCAACCGCCCCGCCCCCGCGCCGGCCTCCAGCGCCCCCCCGATCCACCGCTGCCACTCGCGGGGCCTCCTCACGCCGTCGCTCTCCGCGCGCGGCACCGTCGTGCGGGCCGGCGACGAGGACTCCCTCTACTACGCCGGCCTCCGCCGGTGCGCCGATGACCCGTACCACCCCGCGTCCAACCCCGGCGGCGTCATCAACCTCGGCCTCGCCGAAAACCAC CTATCGCTGGATTTGGTGGGACGGTGGATGGAGGAGCACGCGGGGGCGGCGATGCTGGACGGCCTCGCGGGAGCCGGGGAGGAGGTCAGGGACCTCACCATCAGGGGGCTCGCAACCTACCAGCCCCATGACGGGATACTTGCCTTGAAGATG TTTCTCTTTCAGGCTCTTGCTGGATTCATGAGGCAAATCATGCATGGATCAGTATCCTTTGATCCATCTCAAATGGTGATTACATCTGGGGCAACTCCTGCAGTGGAAATACTGAGTTTCTGTATTGCTGATCCAGGAAATGTATTTCTTGTGCCATCACCTTACTACCCGGG TTGGGATAGGGACATAAAATGGCGAACTGGCGTTGAGTTGATACCTGTTCCTTGTCGTAGCACTGATAACTTTAACATCAGTATCACTGCTCTTGAAATAGCTTACAAACAGGCAAAAAAGCGAGGAGTAAGAGTTCGTGGGGTTCTCATATCTAACCCTTCCAACCCAACAGGAGGCATTGTGCCAAGGGAAACACTGCATGACCTTCTAGTGTTTGCTGCAGAGAAGAACATACACTTAATTTCTGATGAAATATTTGCTGGTTCAACATATGGAAGTGACAAGTTTGTCAGCGTGGCAGACGTTGTGGATGAACTAGAGGACTTTGATAAAGGTAGGGTTCATATCATATATGGGCTCTCAAAAGACCTTTCTCTTGCTGGGTTTCGAGTTGGAGTGATATATTCCTACAATGAACACATTGTGTCAGCTGCTGCTAAGATTGCTCGATTTTCATCTGTCTCAAGTCCAACACAACGTTTGCTTGTTTCCATGCTTTCAGATGAAAAGTTCATTTCAGAATACATAAAGGTTAACAGAGAGAGGCTCCGGAAAATGTACCTTGTGTTTGCCGATGCTTTGAAACAAGTTGGGATCGAATGCTTGAAGAGCAGCGGCGGATTCTATTGCTGGGCAGACATGAGCAGGTACATCCGATCTTACAGTGAGAAAGGAGAGCGCAAGCTCTGGGACAGGCTGTTGGAGGAGGCAAAGGTCAATGCCACCCCAGGTTCTTCTTGCCATTGCATTGAGCCTGGATGGTTCAGGTGTTGCTTCACAGCATTGAGTGAGGAGGACATTCCTGTATTGGTGGAAAGGCTGAGGAGGGTCACAGAGAGCCACAGATCAAACCGTTGA
- the LOC136519685 gene encoding peptidyl-prolyl cis-trans isomerase CYP18-1-like, whose product MVPHLQSNNTATPCSALSSIAIGQCGGINHEEHAPPACPPSRCGAAQRWPGSFCDWSARGSPLLEQPAFDALTSRRLDWDSGKQRNSSRPIHSVTQQPMSPTRPTSPSSRLHQIRRLLRPEHSTNHNFTRRPASPARRLPLTGLLRASSHAPRGAMSVTLHTNLGDIKCEVFCDQVPRTAENFLALCASGYYDGTVFHRNIKGFMIQGGDPTGTGKGGTSIWGTKFADEFRESLKHNARGFMSMANSGPNTNGSQFFIAYAKQPHLNGHYTVFAKVIHGFEVLDLMEKAQTGPGDRPLAEIRLNRVTIHANPLAL is encoded by the exons ATGGTGCCTCATTTACAGAGCAACAATACAGCCACTCCGTGCTCCGCTCTCTCTAGTATAGCCATAGGTCAGTGCGGAGGAATAAACCACGAAGAACATGCACCTCCTGCTTGCCCGCCATCCCGCTGCGGCGCTGCGCAACGCTGGCCCGGGAGCTTCTGCGACTGGAGCGCCCGTGGGAGCCCCCTTCTTGAACAGCCAGCGTTTGACGCTTTGACCTCGAGGCGGCTGGACTGGGATTCTGGGAAGCAAAGGAATTCCAGCCGGCCCATACATAGTGTGACCCAACAACCCATGAGCCCAACACGGCCCACGTCGCCTTCTTCCAGACTCCACCAGATTCGTCGCCTTCTCCGGCCCGAGCACAGCACAAACCACAATTTCACCCGTCGCCCTGCCTCGCCggctcgccgcctccccctcaccGGCCTTCTCCGCGCCTCCTCCCACGCTCCGCGCGGCGCCATG TCGGTGACGCTgcacacgaacctgggcgacatCAAGTGCGAGGTGTTCTGCGACCAGGTGCCCCGCACGGCGGAGAACTTCCTGGCCCTCTGCGCCAGCGGCTACTACGACGGCACCGTCTTCCACCGCAACATCAAGGGCTTCATGATCCAGGGCGGCGACCCCACCGGCACCGGCAAGGGCGGCACCTCCATCTGGGGTACCAAGTTCGCCGACGAGTTCAGGGAGTCCCTCAAG CACAACGCGAGGGGGTTCATGTCGATGGCCAACAGCGGGCCCAACACCAACGGCAGCCAGTTCTTCATCGCCTACGCCAAGCAGCCGCACCTCAACGGCCACTACACCGTCTTCGCCAAGGTCATCCACGGGTTCGAGGTGCTCGACCTCATGGAGAAGGCGCAGACCGGCCCCGGGGACAGGCCGCTCGCCGAGATCAGGCTCAACCGCGTCACCATCCACGCCAACCCGCTCGCCCTCTGA
- the LOC136523314 gene encoding uncharacterized protein has protein sequence MALVQEEVGAPSPARAPYKGDWATSGKFTPRTALPLPPPPPHVEKPQAVPAATETPGAASLDTKLSAVKAYRRALGLCYKCGEKWSKGHKCSQQVQLHLVQELWDLLPDDADQALAPTTPTDAEQAFLAISLSAVTRTPAPRTVRFSGSIQGHPINILLDSGSSSSFLGAAVAARLQDVAVQATPCTVRIAGGGSLHSPSTLLRVPWSIGQYSFTSDLRVLPLAAFDMIVGMDWLESFSPMHVHWKHKWLSIPYEGHSVILQGELADSPTELLFQVCTVDHQSDASVTDRLPVEVQALLEQFNDLFQ, from the coding sequence ATGGCTTTGGTGCAGGAAGAGGTGGGCGCCCCATCGCCAGCTCGCGCGCCTTACAAGGGTGATTGGGCTACGTCAGGCAAATTCACGCCGCGGACGGCGTTGCCGctgcctcctccaccaccacatgTCGAGAAGCCGCAAGCTGTGCCTGCGGCAACAGAGACGCCTGGCGCTGCTTCCCTCGACACTAAACTTTCCGCGGTCAAGGCTTATCGGAGGGCCTTGGGCCTCTGTTACAAGTGTGGGGAGAAGTGGAGTAAGGGCCACAAATGCAGTCAGCAGGTCCAGCTTCACCTCGTCCAAGAGTTATGGGACTTATTGCCTGATGATGCTGACCAAGCTCTAGCGCCTACGACACCAACAGACGCAGAGCAAGCATTCTTGGCCATCTCTCTGAGTGCAGTTACTAGAACACCAGCACCTCGTACTGTCCGGTTTTCAGGCAGTATTCAAGGCCACCCCATAAATATATTGTTGGATTCCGGAAGTTCTTCTTCCTTCCTCGGTGCTGCAGTCGCTGCTCGTCTTCAGGATGTTGCTGTTCAGGCCACTCCTTGTACCGTCCGCATCGCTGGTGGCGGATCCTTGCACAGTCCTTCTACATTGCTCAGGGTACCATGGTCAATTGGGCAGTATTCATTTACATCTGATCTTCGTGTTCTTCCTTTAGCTGCATTTGATATGATAGTCGGCATGGACTGGTTGGAATCCTTTAGCCCAATGCATGTCCATTGGAAGCATAAGTGGCTCAGCATCCCTTATGAGGGCCATTCTGTGATTTTGCAAGGTGAATTGGCTGACTCACCAACTGAGCTCCTCTTCCAAGTGTGTACAGTGGACCACCAATCGGATGCTTCAGTTACTGATCGTTTACCTGTCGAAGTGCAAGCACTGTTGGAGCAATTCAATGATCTTTTCCAGTAG
- the LOC136519684 gene encoding 1-aminocyclopropane-1-carboxylate synthase 6-like isoform X2, with protein MRDDGPATSRATTTRRKPPPTSPSRDRRPRADGGMRIVVPLQGVVQGRGGLVLGSLIPCALFYFFQLYIKRNRPAPAPASSAPPIHRCHSRGLLTPSLSARGTVVRAGDEDSLYYAGLRRCADDPYHPASNPGGVINLGLAENHLSLDLVGRWMEEHAGAAMLDGLAGAGEEVRDLTIRGLATYQPHDGILALKMALAGFMRQIMHGSVSFDPSQMVITSGATPAVEILSFCIADPGNVFLVPSPYYPGWDRDIKWRTGVELIPVPCRSTDNFNISITALEIAYKQAKKRGVRVRGVLISNPSNPTGGIVPRETLHDLLVFAAEKNIHLISDEIFAGSTYGSDKFVSVADVVDELEDFDKGRVHIIYGLSKDLSLAGFRVGVIYSYNEHIVSAAAKIARFSSVSSPTQRLLVSMLSDEKFISEYIKVNRERLRKMYLVFADALKQVGIECLKSSGGFYCWADMSRYIRSYSEKGERKLWDRLLEEAKVNATPGSSCHCIEPGWFRCCFTALSEEDIPVLVERLRRVTESHRSNR; from the exons ATGAGAGACGACGGCCCCGCGACATCACgcgcgacgacgacgaggaggaagcCGCCGCCGACGTCGCCGTCACGCGACCGGCGGCCGCGCGCCGACGGTGGGATGCGCATCGTCGTGCCGCTGCAGGGGGTGGTGCAGGGCCGGGGCGGCCTGGTGCTTGGCTCCCTCATCCCCTGCGCGCTCTTCTACTTCTTCCAGCTCTACATCAAACGCAACCGCCCCGCCCCCGCGCCGGCCTCCAGCGCCCCCCCGATCCACCGCTGCCACTCGCGGGGCCTCCTCACGCCGTCGCTCTCCGCGCGCGGCACCGTCGTGCGGGCCGGCGACGAGGACTCCCTCTACTACGCCGGCCTCCGCCGGTGCGCCGATGACCCGTACCACCCCGCGTCCAACCCCGGCGGCGTCATCAACCTCGGCCTCGCCGAAAACCAC CTATCGCTGGATTTGGTGGGACGGTGGATGGAGGAGCACGCGGGGGCGGCGATGCTGGACGGCCTCGCGGGAGCCGGGGAGGAGGTCAGGGACCTCACCATCAGGGGGCTCGCAACCTACCAGCCCCATGACGGGATACTTGCCTTGAAGATG GCTCTTGCTGGATTCATGAGGCAAATCATGCATGGATCAGTATCCTTTGATCCATCTCAAATGGTGATTACATCTGGGGCAACTCCTGCAGTGGAAATACTGAGTTTCTGTATTGCTGATCCAGGAAATGTATTTCTTGTGCCATCACCTTACTACCCGGG TTGGGATAGGGACATAAAATGGCGAACTGGCGTTGAGTTGATACCTGTTCCTTGTCGTAGCACTGATAACTTTAACATCAGTATCACTGCTCTTGAAATAGCTTACAAACAGGCAAAAAAGCGAGGAGTAAGAGTTCGTGGGGTTCTCATATCTAACCCTTCCAACCCAACAGGAGGCATTGTGCCAAGGGAAACACTGCATGACCTTCTAGTGTTTGCTGCAGAGAAGAACATACACTTAATTTCTGATGAAATATTTGCTGGTTCAACATATGGAAGTGACAAGTTTGTCAGCGTGGCAGACGTTGTGGATGAACTAGAGGACTTTGATAAAGGTAGGGTTCATATCATATATGGGCTCTCAAAAGACCTTTCTCTTGCTGGGTTTCGAGTTGGAGTGATATATTCCTACAATGAACACATTGTGTCAGCTGCTGCTAAGATTGCTCGATTTTCATCTGTCTCAAGTCCAACACAACGTTTGCTTGTTTCCATGCTTTCAGATGAAAAGTTCATTTCAGAATACATAAAGGTTAACAGAGAGAGGCTCCGGAAAATGTACCTTGTGTTTGCCGATGCTTTGAAACAAGTTGGGATCGAATGCTTGAAGAGCAGCGGCGGATTCTATTGCTGGGCAGACATGAGCAGGTACATCCGATCTTACAGTGAGAAAGGAGAGCGCAAGCTCTGGGACAGGCTGTTGGAGGAGGCAAAGGTCAATGCCACCCCAGGTTCTTCTTGCCATTGCATTGAGCCTGGATGGTTCAGGTGTTGCTTCACAGCATTGAGTGAGGAGGACATTCCTGTATTGGTGGAAAGGCTGAGGAGGGTCACAGAGAGCCACAGATCAAACCGTTGA
- the LOC136520933 gene encoding barley B recombinant-like protein D — protein sequence MDNLGHRENGRQRPDQYKAVHTQWMMPQRQLKDHHSMNLLALMNEKDSAIRERDHALAEKKVAIAERDMAFAQRDAAMDERNAAIVERDNALAALELARTNGFNMNNGNGFHQGPPLNGTKNIHHHDQLSHVQTSPLQLADSPYHHVREIHISEAYPIATAPGSIGKAKKPRKSNSQASPLKRPSGVLRKTKKATGDWKNGGMTGVAGDSARASVMKNEWKDQDLGLNLVVFDESTMPAPACSCTGELHQCYKWGNGGWQSSCCTTNMSMYPLPVMPNRRHARMGGRKMSGGVFTKLLSRLAAEGHDLSVPVDLKDHWAKHGTNRYITIR from the exons ATGGACAACCTTGGGCATAGAGAAAATGGCAGGCAAAGGCCTGACCAATATAAAGCGGTTCATACTCAG TGGATGATGCCTCAAAGGCAGCTAAAAGACCATCATAGTATGAATCTCCTGGCACTGATGAATGAGAAGGACAGTGCCATCCGAGAAAGAGACCATGCTCTCGCTGAGAAGAAAGTTGCTATAGCTGAGCGAGATATGGCATTCGCTCAGCGGGATGCTGCGATGGATGAGCGGAATGCTGCAATTGTGGAGAGGGACAATGCCCTTGCTGCACTTGAACTCGCCCGTACAAATGGGTTTAATATGAATAATGGGAATGGATTTCACCAAGGACCTCCTCTCAATGGAACAAAGAACATCCACCACCATGACCAGCTATCTCATGTCCAAACATCCCCACTGCAGCTGGCCGATTCTCCATATCACCATGTCAGGGAGATACACATATCAGAAGCATACCCTATCGCAACAGCTCCTGGAAGCATCGGGAAGGCTAAGAAGCCAAGGAAGAGTAATTCTCAAGCTTCTCCATTGAAGAGGCCATCAGGTGTACTCCGCAAAACCAAGAAAGCAACCGGTGATTGGAAGAATGGGGGGATGACTGGTGTAGCAGGAGATTCAGCCCGTGCTTCTGTGATGAAGAATGAGTGGAAGGACCAAGACCTTGGCCTGAACCTGGTCGTGTTCGACGAGTCAACCATGCCCGCGCCCGCCTGCTCATGCACAGGGGAGCTCCATCAGTGCTACAAATGGGGCAATGGTGGGTGGCAGTCATCTTGCTGCACCACAAACATGTCCATGTACCCGCTCCCAGTGATGCCCAACAGGCGCCACGCTCGCATGGGGGGAAGGAAGATGAGCGGCGGTGTGTTTACAAAGCTGCTCAGCCGACTGGCAGCAGAAGGCCATGATCTCTCGGTTCCGGTGGACCTCAAGGACCACTGGGCCAAGCATGGCACAAACAGGTACATCACCATCCGGTAG